The following are from one region of the Candidatus Deferrimicrobium borealis genome:
- the amrA gene encoding AmmeMemoRadiSam system protein A produces MTESVGTVPGAYLDELQRKDLLGIARRALVGYLDVGKIPPEEGVRGKLAAHGAAFVTLTKNGRLRGCIGYTEAVAPLFKVVQECVVAAATEDPRFPPVTPMELPSLRVEISVLTPLFPIRPEEVVVGRHGLMVAKGGMRGLLLPQVPVEWGWDRETFLDQVCVKAGLPPSAWRHGATLRAFTAEVFCEEEKNAT; encoded by the coding sequence ATGACGGAGTCGGTCGGGACGGTACCCGGGGCGTACCTTGACGAGTTGCAGCGGAAAGACCTGCTGGGGATCGCACGAAGGGCGCTGGTCGGGTACCTTGACGTCGGCAAGATCCCACCCGAGGAAGGCGTGCGGGGAAAGCTGGCCGCACACGGAGCCGCGTTCGTAACCCTCACGAAGAACGGGCGGCTGCGCGGCTGCATCGGTTACACCGAGGCGGTGGCGCCGCTCTTCAAGGTGGTCCAGGAGTGCGTGGTGGCCGCGGCGACCGAGGATCCGCGCTTTCCCCCCGTCACCCCGATGGAACTGCCCTCCCTGCGCGTCGAGATCTCCGTCCTTACCCCCCTGTTCCCCATCCGGCCCGAAGAGGTCGTTGTAGGCAGGCACGGGCTCATGGTCGCGAAGGGGGGGATGCGGGGACTGCTGCTGCCGCAGGTCCCCGTCGAGTGGGGGTGGGATCGGGAGACGTTCCTCGACCAGGTGTGCGTGAAGGCCGGCCTTCCCCCTTCGGCGTGGAGGCACGGGGCGACGCTCCGGGCGTTCACCGCGGAAGTGTTCTGCGAAGAGGAGAAAAACGCGACGTGA
- a CDS encoding response regulator, with translation MAYGINTRDLGKGDPTARVLVVDDEEFLRSIVRERLEIAGYIVEEASNGSEALAMLARGGPYAVLLTDIRMPVMDGITLLSEWGKRSPGTAGIVMSANGELDTAVQALKMGACDYITKPFNFGVLLITIENALRKKDLERQLDDYRANLEEKVKEQTDTINSMYVRSIDAMIKALEAKDFYTRGHSQRVTIYSLAIAEELGMKGQEVEDLRRASVLHDLGKIGVREAVLNKPGRLSEEEFADIIRHPDTAVRILEPIPFFRPLLPAILHHHEQFDGKGYPSRLAGHRIPLGSRIMAIADTFDAMTSTRAYRKALPVADAIAEIHRCSGTQFDPDIVPAFLACQPRVVIPGDVDLPEGFEEAIPLVSLPQSS, from the coding sequence ATGGCCTATGGAATCAACACCCGGGACCTTGGGAAAGGCGACCCGACGGCCCGCGTCCTCGTGGTCGATGACGAGGAATTTCTCCGGTCCATCGTCCGGGAACGCCTCGAAATCGCGGGATATATCGTGGAAGAGGCGTCCAACGGGAGCGAGGCGCTCGCCATGCTCGCGAGAGGCGGCCCGTACGCCGTCCTGCTGACCGACATCCGGATGCCCGTCATGGATGGGATCACGCTGCTCAGCGAGTGGGGGAAGAGGTCGCCCGGGACCGCGGGCATCGTCATGTCCGCCAACGGCGAGCTCGACACGGCCGTCCAGGCGCTCAAGATGGGGGCGTGCGATTACATCACGAAACCGTTCAACTTCGGGGTCCTGCTGATCACCATCGAGAACGCGCTGCGCAAGAAGGATCTCGAACGTCAGCTCGACGATTACCGTGCGAACCTCGAGGAAAAGGTGAAGGAGCAGACCGACACCATCAACTCGATGTACGTCCGGTCCATCGACGCGATGATCAAGGCGCTCGAGGCGAAGGACTTCTACACCCGCGGCCACTCGCAGCGGGTGACGATCTACTCCCTGGCCATCGCGGAGGAGCTGGGGATGAAAGGGCAGGAGGTGGAAGACCTTCGCCGGGCGTCGGTGCTGCACGACCTCGGGAAGATCGGCGTCCGGGAGGCGGTCCTGAACAAGCCCGGAAGACTATCGGAAGAGGAGTTCGCGGATATCATCCGCCATCCCGATACGGCCGTCCGGATCCTCGAACCGATCCCCTTCTTCCGGCCCCTGCTCCCCGCCATCCTGCACCACCACGAACAGTTCGACGGGAAGGGGTACCCCTCGCGCCTGGCGGGGCACCGCATCCCGCTCGGGTCCCGCATCATGGCGATCGCCGACACCTTCGACGCCATGACCTCCACCCGCGCGTACAGGAAGGCGCTCCCCGTTGCCGACGCGATCGCAGAGATCCACCGCTGCTCAGGGACCCAGTTCGACCCCGACATCGTCCCTGCGTTCCTCGCCTGCCAGCCGAGGGTCGTTATCCCCGGCGACGTGGACCTGCCGGAGGGGTTCGAGGAAGCGATTCCCTTGGTGAGCCTGCCACAATCCAGCTGA
- a CDS encoding DUF933 domain-containing protein, whose product MRKRILFLLAHPDDETFGTGGTIARYARSGAEVHLATATRGEAGMVGDPPVTDREHLGEVRAGELMAAAEILGIAKVHFLGFLDGQLANVPREQLVERAVALIRRVRPHVLVGFGPDGVSRHADHKVMCEVALSAFDRSADPTWHPGDGDPWAPLKLYQFEIAQEIFAGWDAPLSGVPRERLTAFIDTSEQVETKIRAFDCHKTQAKDTRRLLERPGYREFARQETYVLARTRLPGLPLPEDVRPCQDAASRATLARGRPAGGDSGRIGRGSTVDVGIFGNTGSGKSTLFRSLSGAAQASAQGKSAGVCAIKVPDERVDRLAEIFRPKKVTYISMAFHDIDAGETDLLSPQALAELRGVEVLALVVRAFADDFHPAPPGGLGPVAEFRELSSAIVLSDYLVAQKRIERMTKEAKRDAEWTALHKAIAAFEREIPLRSVDLSVEEERVLSGFRFVSRLPTLIVLNVGEGEETAETYPEVTKEAEKAQVPLVRLCAKVEEEIAQLSPAEQADFLKEMGIARSARDQLVRGAFEATRYISFLTVGEDEVRAWNVREGSTAPTAAGKIHSDLEKGFIRAEVISSDDFLRCGSMAKAKTEGKLRLEGKEYVVKDGEIVHVRFNV is encoded by the coding sequence ATGCGGAAACGGATCCTGTTCCTGCTGGCACACCCCGACGACGAGACGTTCGGAACGGGCGGGACGATCGCGCGGTACGCCCGTTCGGGGGCGGAGGTGCACCTGGCGACGGCGACCCGGGGGGAGGCCGGGATGGTCGGCGATCCCCCGGTGACCGACCGGGAACACCTCGGGGAGGTGCGCGCCGGCGAGCTGATGGCGGCGGCGGAGATCCTCGGGATCGCCAAGGTCCACTTCCTCGGGTTCCTCGACGGGCAGCTGGCGAACGTGCCCCGGGAGCAGCTGGTGGAGCGCGCCGTCGCGTTGATCCGGCGCGTGCGCCCCCACGTCCTCGTGGGGTTCGGCCCCGACGGGGTGTCCCGCCACGCGGACCACAAGGTCATGTGCGAGGTGGCCCTGTCCGCCTTCGACCGCTCCGCCGATCCGACGTGGCACCCAGGCGACGGCGACCCGTGGGCGCCCCTCAAGCTGTATCAATTCGAGATCGCGCAGGAGATCTTCGCGGGGTGGGACGCCCCCCTTTCCGGGGTTCCCCGGGAGAGGCTCACCGCCTTCATCGACACCTCGGAGCAGGTGGAGACGAAGATCCGCGCCTTCGATTGCCACAAGACCCAGGCGAAGGACACACGGCGGCTCCTCGAGCGTCCCGGCTACCGGGAGTTCGCGCGGCAGGAAACGTACGTCCTTGCCAGGACGCGGCTTCCCGGGCTACCCTTGCCCGAGGACGTACGTCCTTGCCAGGACGCGGCTTCCCGGGCTACCCTTGCCCGAGGACGACCTGCTGGCGGGGATTCCGGACGCATAGGGAGGGGCAGCACGGTGGACGTCGGGATCTTCGGAAATACGGGATCGGGGAAGAGCACGCTGTTCCGTTCGCTTTCGGGCGCAGCGCAGGCGAGCGCCCAGGGAAAGAGCGCGGGGGTGTGCGCCATCAAGGTCCCGGACGAGCGGGTCGACCGGCTGGCGGAGATCTTCCGCCCGAAGAAGGTCACCTACATCTCGATGGCGTTCCACGACATCGATGCCGGCGAGACGGATCTTCTCTCCCCGCAGGCGCTCGCCGAGCTACGGGGCGTCGAGGTCCTCGCGCTGGTCGTGCGGGCCTTCGCCGACGACTTCCACCCCGCGCCTCCCGGCGGCCTGGGCCCGGTGGCGGAATTCCGCGAACTCTCCTCCGCCATCGTCCTCTCCGACTACCTCGTCGCGCAGAAGCGGATCGAGCGGATGACGAAGGAGGCGAAGCGGGACGCGGAGTGGACCGCACTGCACAAGGCGATCGCCGCGTTCGAGAGGGAGATCCCCCTGCGAAGCGTCGACCTCTCGGTAGAGGAAGAACGGGTCCTCTCGGGGTTCCGCTTCGTAAGCCGCCTCCCGACGCTGATCGTCCTGAACGTCGGTGAAGGGGAGGAGACGGCGGAGACGTACCCCGAGGTGACGAAGGAGGCGGAGAAGGCGCAGGTCCCCCTGGTGCGCCTGTGCGCGAAGGTCGAGGAGGAGATCGCCCAGCTGTCGCCGGCCGAGCAGGCCGACTTCCTGAAGGAGATGGGGATCGCGCGGTCCGCCCGGGACCAGCTCGTTCGCGGGGCCTTCGAGGCGACGCGGTATATCTCCTTCCTCACGGTGGGGGAGGACGAGGTGCGCGCCTGGAACGTGCGGGAGGGGAGCACCGCACCGACGGCGGCAGGGAAGATCCACTCCGACCTGGAGAAGGGGTTCATCCGGGCCGAGGTCATCTCCTCCGACGATTTCCTGCGGTGCGGGTCGATGGCGAAGGCCAAGACGGAGGGAAAGCTGCGGCTCGAGGGGAAGGAGTACGTCGTCAAGGACGGGGAAATCGTGCACGTCCGGTTCAACGTGTGA
- a CDS encoding ammonium transporter, whose protein sequence is MNNGDTAWLLVSAALVMIMTPALAMFYGGMVRRKNILSTIMQSFIVIALISVEWMLVGYSAAFGPDLGGVIGDLSWFGLGGVGIEPFKGYAATVPHQAFMIYQMMFAVITPALIAGAFAERFRFTTYLVFCLLWSLLVYNPVAHWMWGIGGWLRNLGAIDFAGGTVVHITAGVSALAAALVVGKRRGFGTDNMAPNNLPMTVLGAGLLWFGWFGFNAGSALAADGLSVHAFVSTHMAAAAGTLAWVFTEWLHRGKPTVLGAASGCIAGLGTITPASGFVQPVSALLIGAAAGSICYGAVMMKGRLGYDDSLDVVGVHCVGGVLGTLATGLFATKVVNPAGADGLFYGNPKQLAIQALATGVVLVYSFVVTYALLKALDKVMGLRVSRENEVMGLDLSEHGEAGYNW, encoded by the coding sequence GTGAACAACGGCGACACGGCGTGGCTTCTCGTCTCCGCGGCACTGGTCATGATCATGACCCCCGCGCTGGCCATGTTCTACGGCGGGATGGTCCGGCGGAAGAACATCCTCAGCACGATCATGCAATCGTTCATCGTCATCGCCCTTATCAGCGTCGAGTGGATGCTCGTAGGGTACAGCGCGGCGTTCGGCCCGGACCTTGGGGGGGTGATCGGCGACCTGTCCTGGTTCGGCCTGGGCGGGGTCGGCATCGAGCCGTTCAAGGGGTACGCCGCCACGGTTCCCCACCAGGCGTTCATGATCTACCAGATGATGTTCGCGGTCATCACGCCCGCCCTGATCGCCGGGGCGTTCGCGGAGCGTTTCCGTTTTACCACGTACCTGGTTTTCTGCCTCCTGTGGTCCCTGCTGGTCTACAACCCGGTCGCGCACTGGATGTGGGGGATCGGCGGGTGGCTCCGGAACCTCGGTGCGATCGATTTCGCGGGAGGAACGGTCGTGCACATCACCGCGGGGGTCTCCGCCCTGGCGGCGGCCCTCGTGGTCGGGAAGCGGAGGGGTTTCGGCACCGATAACATGGCGCCGAACAACCTGCCGATGACGGTGCTCGGGGCGGGGTTGCTCTGGTTCGGATGGTTCGGCTTCAATGCCGGGAGCGCGCTCGCCGCGGACGGCCTCTCCGTGCATGCCTTCGTTTCGACCCACATGGCCGCCGCCGCGGGAACCCTCGCCTGGGTGTTCACCGAGTGGCTCCACCGCGGCAAGCCGACCGTCCTCGGCGCCGCCTCCGGGTGCATCGCGGGACTCGGCACCATCACACCGGCGTCGGGGTTCGTGCAACCGGTTTCCGCCCTGTTGATCGGCGCGGCGGCGGGATCGATCTGTTACGGGGCCGTGATGATGAAGGGGCGGCTCGGATACGACGATTCCCTCGACGTGGTTGGCGTCCATTGCGTCGGCGGAGTGCTGGGCACGCTGGCGACCGGGCTGTTCGCCACGAAGGTAGTCAATCCGGCTGGAGCCGACGGACTGTTTTACGGAAACCCGAAGCAGCTCGCGATCCAGGCGCTGGCGACGGGGGTCGTGCTGGTCTACTCCTTCGTCGTCACCTACGCGTTGCTGAAGGCCCTGGACAAGGTCATGGGGCTTCGCGTCTCCCGGGAGAACGAAGTGATGGGGCTGGACCTCTCGGAGCACGGCGAGGCCGGGTACAACTGGTAG